From the Carassius carassius chromosome 45, fCarCar2.1, whole genome shotgun sequence genome, one window contains:
- the LOC132127360 gene encoding trafficking protein particle complex subunit 13-like isoform X2 yields the protein MQVKGQSSAADKMDVSQAKQEHLLALKVMRLTKPTLFTNMPVTCEDRDLPGDLFVRLMKDDPSTVKGAETLILGEMLTLPQNFGNIFLGETFSSYISVHNDSNQVVKDILVKADLQTSSQRLNLSASNSAVSELKPECCIDDVIHHEVKEIGTHILVCAVSYTTQTGEKLYFRKFFKFQVLKPLDVKTKFYNAETDEVFLEAQIQNITTSPMFMEKVSLEPSMMYNVTELNNVSAGIDSESTFGRMSYLQPLDTRQYLYCLKPKPEFAEKAGVIKGVTVIGKLDIVWKTNLGERGRLQTSQLQRMAPGYGDVRLSLELIPDTVSLEEPFDITCKITNCSERTMDLELEMCNTRSVHWCGVSGRQLGKLSPSASLSIPLTLLSSVQGLQSISGLRLTDSFLKRTYEYDDIAQVCVVCPYTSPES from the exons ATGCAGGTCAAAGGTCAGTCCAGTGCAGCAGACAAGATGGATGTCAGCCAAGCAAAACAAGAACATCTACTCGCATTAAAAG TGATGCGTCTGACCAAACCCACACTGTTTACAAACATGCCAGTGACGTGTGAGGACCGAGATCTTCCAG GTGATTTGTTTGTACGACTCATGAAAGACGACCCATCGACCGTGAAGGGGGCAGAAACACTGATCCTCGGGGAGATGCTCACGCTGCCACAGAACTTTGG AAATATTTTCCTTGGCGAGACCTTCTCCAGTTACATCAGCGTGCACAACGACAGCAATCAAGTGGTCAAAGATATTCTTGTGAAG GCGGACCTGCAGACGAGCTCCCAGAGGTTAAATCTATCTGCTTCAAACTCTGCTGTTTCAGAGCTCAAGCCCGAGTGCTGCATTGATGATGTCATCCACCACGAGGTCAAGGAGATCGGGACACACAT CTTGGTCTGTGCCGTCAGTTACACCACTCAGACCGGAGAGAAGCTCTACTTCAGGAAGTTCTTCAAGTTTCAG GTTCTCAAGCCTCTAGATGTAAAAACCAAATTCTACAATGCTGAG ACGGATGAGGTGTTTCTAGAGGCGCAGATCCAGAACATCACTACATCCCCAATGTTCATGGAGAAAGTCTCTCTGGAGCCTTCTATGATGTACAACGTGACTGAGCTCAACAATGTGTCTGCTGGCATTGACAG CGAGTCCACGTTTGGGAGGATGTCGTATCTGCAGCCGCTGGACACAAGGCAGTATTTGTACTGTCTGAAGCCCAAGCCAGAGTTTGCGGAGAAGGCCGGGGTCATCAAGGGGGTGACGGTGATTGGCAAACTAGACATCGTGTGGAAAACCAACCTTGGGGAGAGAGGACGTCTACAGACCAGCCAGCTCCAGAGAATG GCTCCTGGATATGGTGACGTCAGGCTCTCTCTGGAGTTGATCCCAGACACGGTCAGTCTAGAGGAGCCCTTCGACATCACCTGTAAAATCACAAACTGCAG TGAGAGGACCATGGATCTGGAGCTGGAGATGTGTAACACTCGCTCCGTTCACTGGTGTGGGGTGTCCGGCAGACAGCTGGGGAAACTCAGCCCCAGCGCCTCCCTCTCCATCCCTCTCACACTACTGTCCTCCGTCCAGGGTTTACAG AGCATATCAGGGCTGAGGCTAACGGACAGCTTCCTGAAGAGGACGTATGAATATGATGACATCGCACAGGTCTGTGTGGTGTGTCCATACACCAGTCCAGAGAGCTGA
- the LOC132127360 gene encoding trafficking protein particle complex subunit 13-like isoform X1: protein MQVKGQSSAADKMDVSQAKQEHLLALKVMRLTKPTLFTNMPVTCEDRDLPGDLFVRLMKDDPSTVKGAETLILGEMLTLPQNFGNIFLGETFSSYISVHNDSNQVVKDILVKADLQTSSQRLNLSASNSAVSELKPECCIDDVIHHEVKEIGTHILVCAVSYTTQTGEKLYFRKFFKFQVLKPLDVKTKFYNAESDLSSVTDEVFLEAQIQNITTSPMFMEKVSLEPSMMYNVTELNNVSAGIDSESTFGRMSYLQPLDTRQYLYCLKPKPEFAEKAGVIKGVTVIGKLDIVWKTNLGERGRLQTSQLQRMAPGYGDVRLSLELIPDTVSLEEPFDITCKITNCSERTMDLELEMCNTRSVHWCGVSGRQLGKLSPSASLSIPLTLLSSVQGLQSISGLRLTDSFLKRTYEYDDIAQVCVVCPYTSPES from the exons ATGCAGGTCAAAGGTCAGTCCAGTGCAGCAGACAAGATGGATGTCAGCCAAGCAAAACAAGAACATCTACTCGCATTAAAAG TGATGCGTCTGACCAAACCCACACTGTTTACAAACATGCCAGTGACGTGTGAGGACCGAGATCTTCCAG GTGATTTGTTTGTACGACTCATGAAAGACGACCCATCGACCGTGAAGGGGGCAGAAACACTGATCCTCGGGGAGATGCTCACGCTGCCACAGAACTTTGG AAATATTTTCCTTGGCGAGACCTTCTCCAGTTACATCAGCGTGCACAACGACAGCAATCAAGTGGTCAAAGATATTCTTGTGAAG GCGGACCTGCAGACGAGCTCCCAGAGGTTAAATCTATCTGCTTCAAACTCTGCTGTTTCAGAGCTCAAGCCCGAGTGCTGCATTGATGATGTCATCCACCACGAGGTCAAGGAGATCGGGACACACAT CTTGGTCTGTGCCGTCAGTTACACCACTCAGACCGGAGAGAAGCTCTACTTCAGGAAGTTCTTCAAGTTTCAG GTTCTCAAGCCTCTAGATGTAAAAACCAAATTCTACAATGCTGAG AGTGACCTCAGTTCAGTG ACGGATGAGGTGTTTCTAGAGGCGCAGATCCAGAACATCACTACATCCCCAATGTTCATGGAGAAAGTCTCTCTGGAGCCTTCTATGATGTACAACGTGACTGAGCTCAACAATGTGTCTGCTGGCATTGACAG CGAGTCCACGTTTGGGAGGATGTCGTATCTGCAGCCGCTGGACACAAGGCAGTATTTGTACTGTCTGAAGCCCAAGCCAGAGTTTGCGGAGAAGGCCGGGGTCATCAAGGGGGTGACGGTGATTGGCAAACTAGACATCGTGTGGAAAACCAACCTTGGGGAGAGAGGACGTCTACAGACCAGCCAGCTCCAGAGAATG GCTCCTGGATATGGTGACGTCAGGCTCTCTCTGGAGTTGATCCCAGACACGGTCAGTCTAGAGGAGCCCTTCGACATCACCTGTAAAATCACAAACTGCAG TGAGAGGACCATGGATCTGGAGCTGGAGATGTGTAACACTCGCTCCGTTCACTGGTGTGGGGTGTCCGGCAGACAGCTGGGGAAACTCAGCCCCAGCGCCTCCCTCTCCATCCCTCTCACACTACTGTCCTCCGTCCAGGGTTTACAG AGCATATCAGGGCTGAGGCTAACGGACAGCTTCCTGAAGAGGACGTATGAATATGATGACATCGCACAGGTCTGTGTGGTGTGTCCATACACCAGTCCAGAGAGCTGA
- the LOC132127360 gene encoding trafficking protein particle complex subunit 13-like isoform X3, with product MLIISAEKRLFLKQTYRLSHVMRLTKPTLFTNMPVTCEDRDLPGDLFVRLMKDDPSTVKGAETLILGEMLTLPQNFGNIFLGETFSSYISVHNDSNQVVKDILVKADLQTSSQRLNLSASNSAVSELKPECCIDDVIHHEVKEIGTHILVCAVSYTTQTGEKLYFRKFFKFQVLKPLDVKTKFYNAESDLSSVTDEVFLEAQIQNITTSPMFMEKVSLEPSMMYNVTELNNVSAGIDSESTFGRMSYLQPLDTRQYLYCLKPKPEFAEKAGVIKGVTVIGKLDIVWKTNLGERGRLQTSQLQRMAPGYGDVRLSLELIPDTVSLEEPFDITCKITNCSERTMDLELEMCNTRSVHWCGVSGRQLGKLSPSASLSIPLTLLSSVQGLQSISGLRLTDSFLKRTYEYDDIAQVCVVCPYTSPES from the exons ATGCTAATCATTTCTGCTGAGAAGAGACTCTTTCTCAAACAAACCTACCGTTTGAGCCACG TGATGCGTCTGACCAAACCCACACTGTTTACAAACATGCCAGTGACGTGTGAGGACCGAGATCTTCCAG GTGATTTGTTTGTACGACTCATGAAAGACGACCCATCGACCGTGAAGGGGGCAGAAACACTGATCCTCGGGGAGATGCTCACGCTGCCACAGAACTTTGG AAATATTTTCCTTGGCGAGACCTTCTCCAGTTACATCAGCGTGCACAACGACAGCAATCAAGTGGTCAAAGATATTCTTGTGAAG GCGGACCTGCAGACGAGCTCCCAGAGGTTAAATCTATCTGCTTCAAACTCTGCTGTTTCAGAGCTCAAGCCCGAGTGCTGCATTGATGATGTCATCCACCACGAGGTCAAGGAGATCGGGACACACAT CTTGGTCTGTGCCGTCAGTTACACCACTCAGACCGGAGAGAAGCTCTACTTCAGGAAGTTCTTCAAGTTTCAG GTTCTCAAGCCTCTAGATGTAAAAACCAAATTCTACAATGCTGAG AGTGACCTCAGTTCAGTG ACGGATGAGGTGTTTCTAGAGGCGCAGATCCAGAACATCACTACATCCCCAATGTTCATGGAGAAAGTCTCTCTGGAGCCTTCTATGATGTACAACGTGACTGAGCTCAACAATGTGTCTGCTGGCATTGACAG CGAGTCCACGTTTGGGAGGATGTCGTATCTGCAGCCGCTGGACACAAGGCAGTATTTGTACTGTCTGAAGCCCAAGCCAGAGTTTGCGGAGAAGGCCGGGGTCATCAAGGGGGTGACGGTGATTGGCAAACTAGACATCGTGTGGAAAACCAACCTTGGGGAGAGAGGACGTCTACAGACCAGCCAGCTCCAGAGAATG GCTCCTGGATATGGTGACGTCAGGCTCTCTCTGGAGTTGATCCCAGACACGGTCAGTCTAGAGGAGCCCTTCGACATCACCTGTAAAATCACAAACTGCAG TGAGAGGACCATGGATCTGGAGCTGGAGATGTGTAACACTCGCTCCGTTCACTGGTGTGGGGTGTCCGGCAGACAGCTGGGGAAACTCAGCCCCAGCGCCTCCCTCTCCATCCCTCTCACACTACTGTCCTCCGTCCAGGGTTTACAG AGCATATCAGGGCTGAGGCTAACGGACAGCTTCCTGAAGAGGACGTATGAATATGATGACATCGCACAGGTCTGTGTGGTGTGTCCATACACCAGTCCAGAGAGCTGA